The following are encoded in a window of Rosa chinensis cultivar Old Blush chromosome 4, RchiOBHm-V2, whole genome shotgun sequence genomic DNA:
- the LOC112198050 gene encoding beta-glucosidase 40, which produces MKDMGMDAYRFSISWSRIFPNGTGQINQAGVDHYNKLINSLLAKGIEPYVTLYHWDLPQALEDRYIGWLDAQIIKDFAVYAETCFQKFGDRVKHWITFNEPHTFAVQGYDVGLQAPGRCSILLHLFCRAGNSATEPYIVAHNVILSHATVADIYRKKYKSKQKGSIGASFDVIWYRSATNSTADIEATQRAQDFQLGWFLDPFMFGNYPFSMRSRVGSRLPKFSKSESTLIKGSLDFVGINHYTTFYASNDSIVRLLNDSLSDSGAITLPFKDGKPIGDKANSIWLYIVPEGMRSLMNYIKQKYGNPPVMITENGMDDPNSPFISLKDALKDKKRINYHRDYLSNLLASIKEDGCNVNGYFAWSLLDNWEWAAGYTSRFGLYFIDYKDKLKRYPKDSVQWFKNFLTST; this is translated from the exons ATGAAGGATATGGGAATGGATGCTTATAGGTTTTCGATATCCTGGTCTCGGATTTTCCCCA ATGGAACGGGGCAAATTAATCAGGCAGGGGTTGATCACTACAATAAACTCATCAATTCATTGCTAGCAAAAG GAATTGAACCGTACGTAACCCTCTACCACTGGGATCTTCCTCAAGCCTTGGAAGACAGATACATTGGGTGGCTTGACGCTCAAATCAT AAAGGACTTTGCAGTATATGCGGAGACATGCTTTCAGAAATTCGGTGACAGGGTGAAGCACTGGATCACATTCAACGAGCCACACACATTTGCTGTGCAAGGATATGATGTAGGTCTCCAGGCACCAGGAAGATGCTCTATCCTACTGCACCTTTTCTGTAGGGCCGGAAACTCTGCGACTGAGCCTTACATAGTTGCTCACAATGTCATCCTTTCTCATGCAACTGTTGCCGACATTTACAGGAAAAAGTATAAG TCAAAACAAAAAGGATCAATTGGGGCATCATTTGATGTTATTTGGTATCGATCGGCAACAAACTCCACAGCAGACATTGAAGCAACTCAGAGAGCCCAAGATTTTCAGCTTGGATG GTTTCTTGACCCATTTATGTTTGGGAATTATCCATTCTCTATGAGAAGTAGAGTTGGAAGCCGGCTGCCAAAGTTTTCCAAATCTGAGTCTACTTTAATCAAGGGGTCATTGGATTTTGTGGGCATTAATCACTACACTACCTTCTATGCCAGTAACGATTCTATAGTCAGACTACTGAATGACTCTCTATCAGACTCTGGTGCCATTACCCTTC CTTTCAAAGATGGGAAACCTATTGGAGATAAG GCAAATTCGATATGGTTATACATAGTGCCTGAGGGGATGAGAAGCTTAATGAACTACATCAAGCAAAAGTATGGCAATCCTCCTGTGATGATCACTGAGAATG GCATGGATGACCCGAATAGCCCATTCATTTCCCTCAAGGATGCTCTAAAGGACAAGAAAAGGATCAATTACCACCGTGACTATTTGTCAAACTTGCTAGCTTCAATCAA AGAAGATGGGTGCAATGTGAACGGTTATTTTGCATGGTCTCTACTGGATAATTGGGAGTGGGCTGCGGGATACACTTCAAGATTTGGTCTCTATTTTATTGACTATAAGGACAAGCTCAAGAGATACCCTAAGGACTCTGTTCAATGGTTCAAGAACTTCTTAACTTCTACTTGA
- the LOC112197159 gene encoding UDP-glucose 6-dehydrogenase 2 — protein MVKICCIGAGYVGGPTMAVIALKCPDIEVAVVDISVPRISAWNSDTLPIYEPGLDDVVKQRRGKNLFFSTDVEKHVMEADIVFVSVNTPTKTQGLGAGKAADLTYWESAARMIADVSKSDKIVVEKSTVPVKTAEAIEKILTHNSKGINFQILSNPEFLAEGTAIQDLFNPDRVLIGGRETPAGEKAIQELKKVYARWVPEEQIICSNLWSAELSKLAANAFLAQRISSVNAMSALCEATGADVTQVSHAVGKDTRIGPKFLNASVGFGGSCFQKDILNLVYICECNGLPEVANYWKQVIKINDYQKSRFVNRVVSSMFNTVSGKKIAILGFAFKKDTGDTRETPAIDVCKGLLGDKARLSIYDPQVNEEQIQRDLAMKKFDWDHPIHLQPLSPTAVKQVSVVWDAYAATKDAHGICILTEWDEFKSLDYKKIYDQMQKPAFVFDGRNVVDAEKLRQIGFIVYSIGKPLDDWLKDMPAIA, from the coding sequence ATGGTGAAGATCTGTTGCATAGGAGCTGGATATGTTGGTGGGCCTACTATGGCTGTGATTGCCCTTAAGTGCCCAGATATTGAAGTAGCCGTTGTTGACATTTCTGTGCCACGGATCAGTGCCTGGAACAGTGATACTCTCCCCATATATGAGCCTGGCCTTGATGATGTGGTGAAACAGCGCAGAGGAAAGAACCTATTCTTCAGCACTGATGTCGAGAAACATGTTATGGAGGCAGACATTGTCTTTGTTTCAGTCAACACACCTACCAAGACCCAGGGTCTTGGTGCTGGAAAAGCAGCTGATCTTACCTACTGGGAGAGTGCTGCTCGTATGATTGCAGATGTATCAAAGTCTGACAAAATTGTTGTTGAGAAATCAACTGTGCCTGTGAAAACTGCTGAGGCTATTGAAAAGATTCTGACTCACAACAGCAAAGGCATCAACTTCCAAATTCTTTCCAACCCCGAATTCCTTGCTGAGGGAACTGCAATCCAAGACCTTTTCAATCCTGACAGAGTCCTCATTGGAGGTAGGGAAACCCCAGCAGGTGAGAAGGCAATCCAAGAACTCAAGAAGGTTTATGCCCGCTGGGTTCCTGAAGAACAAATTATTTGCTCTAATCTGTGGTCTGCTGAGCTTTCAAAGCTTGCTGCCAATGCCTTCTTGGCACAGAGGATATCTTCTGtcaatgccatgtcagctctctGTGAAGCAACTGGTGCAGATGTCACTCAAGTGTCACATGCTGTTGGCAAGGACACAAGAATAGGGCCTAAGTTCTTAAATGCCAGCGTTGGTTTTGGTGGATCTTGCTTCCAGAAGGATATCTTGAACTTGGTATATATCTGTGAGTGCAATGGCCTTCCTGAGGTCGCAAACTACTGGAAACAGGTCATTAAGATTAATGACTACCAGAAGTCCCGGTTTGTCAACCGAGTGGTTTCCTCAATGTTCAACACGGTCTCGGGTAAGAAGATTGCAATTCTGGGATTTGCCTTCAAGAAGGACACTGGTGACACCAGGGAGACCCCAGCCATTGATGTGTGTAAAGGGCTGTTGGGTGACAAGGCCAGGTTGAGCATATACGACCCTCAGGTTAACGAGGAGCAGATCCAGAGGGATCTTGCAATGAAGAAGTTTGATTGGGACCATCCTATTCATCTTCAACCCTTGAGCCCCACTGCTGTGAAGCAAGTTAGTGTAGTCTGGGATGCTTATGCGGCAACAAAGGATGCTCATGGCATTTGCATCCTGACCGAGTGGGATGAATTCAAAAGCCTTGACTACAAGAAGATCTATGATCAGATGCAGAAGCCTGCTTTTGTCTTCGATGGAAGAAATGTTGTTGATGCAGAGAAGCTGAGGCAAATTGGATTTATTGTTTATTCCATTGGAAAGCCCCTCGACGACTGGCTCAAGGACATGCCTGCTATTGCCTAA
- the LOC112197392 gene encoding uncharacterized protein LOC112197392 produces the protein MGFKRPFDDVDFQELPYKHSRQLDSSDKRSPFSDVVSCYSAPEKPYVSGEEGDALCKTQWFEVLEKYNVGKDSTAVNKGCVINAASALVTSSCGEEDIGSGGQDASSPPAEYFEYDCPRRAFVPFKDDYSSLLDRSPRKQVPVGPNHQASIPSWSGHSKKLDEEDGGNLSRFSLHLITDYDSEERLLGTAVIPMPDVNLSPPECDKVGQGRTNCKCLDAGTFRCVQQHVMEAREDLKRNLGNEKFVKLGLCDMGEVVARRWSDEEEQAFHDVVYSNPASLGRKFWKHLSAVFPSRSKRELVSYYFNVFMLRRRAAQNRSNTLEIDSDDDEWHGSYGSANGGIVAEDDEDSVIDSVEDGQAVGHREYSEEDDSDDDDSDGDDYVGYGEDGGMDHIGESYRLKLVDEGKYDTIAQNGEKIPGCSEEEFGYQDDSCVSFEFQPYMHDSCGRIDAEPAGGALQGTGFKDEHSQSLRSQDDASSDVVGHGYLLEPCDAKVWDARFPMDPMKGIDLLPTWSMIEDIFDQGMGDYKMRDDQKAPASG, from the exons ATGGGATTTAAAAGGCCCTTTGATGATGTGGACTTCCAGGAGCTTCCTTATAAGCATTCAAGGCAGCTTGATTCCAGTGATAAACGCTCTCCATTTTCTGATGTTGTTTCTTGTTATAGTGCACCCGAAAAACCGTATGTTTCAG GTGAGGAAGGGGATGCCCTTTGTAAAACTCAGTGGTTTGAGGTACTAGAAAAGTATAATGTTGGTAAAGATTCAACAGCTGTCAATAAAGGTTGTGTGATTAATGCTGCCTCTGCATTGGTCACCAGCAGTTGTGGTGAAGAAGACATTGGTTCTGGTGGACAAGATGCTTCTTCACCTCCTGCAGAGTATTTTGAATATGACTGCCCAAGGAGAGCGTTTGTTCCTTTTAAGGATGATTACTCTTCTTTGTTGGATCGCTCTccaagaaaacaagttcctgtTGGGCCAAATCATCAAGCCAGTATTCCATCATGGAGTGGACACTCTAAAAAGTTGGATGAGGAAGATGGGGGTAATCTCAGCCGCTTTTCCTTGCATTTGATAACTGATTATGACTCTGAGGAAAGGCTTTTGGGAACTGCTGTTATTCCAATGCCTGATGTGAACCTATCACCTCCAGAGTGCGATAAGGTTGGGCAGGGCCGAACAAATTGTAAATGCCTAGATGCCGGGACCTTCAGGTGTGTGCAGCAGCATGTCATGGAAGCACGGGAAGACCTTAAAAGAAATCTTGGAAATGAAAAGTTTGTGAAGTTGGGTTTATGTGACATGGGAGAGGTAGTAGCACGAAGATGGAGTGATGAAGAAGAGCAGGCTTTTCACGATGTTGTTTACTCCAATCCTGCATCATTGGGTAGAAAATTTTGGAAGCATTTGTCTGCAGTGTTCCCTTCTCGAAGTAAAAGGGAACTGGTCAGCTATTATTTTAATGTGTTCATGCTTCGTAGGCGGGCTGCTCAGAACAGATCTAATACTTTAGAAATAGACAGTGATGATGATGAGTGGCATGGAAGCTATGGAAGTGCCAATGGTGGTATAGttgcagaagatgatgaagactCTGTTATTGACTCTGTTGAGGATGGTCAAGCGGTGGGCCATAGAGAGTACTCTGAAGAAGATGATAGCGATGATGATGACAGTGATGGTGATGATTATGTGGGATATGGAGAAGATGGTGGGATGGATCATATAGGAGAATCATACAGGCTGAAATTGGTTGATGAAGGAAAATATGATACTATAGCTCAGAATGGGGAGAAGATTCCAGGGTGTTCTGAGGAGGAATTTGGTTATCAAGATGACTCATGCGTATCTTTCGAGTTTCAGCCCTATATGCATGACTCTTGTGGTCGAATTGATGCTGAACCTGCTGGTGGTGCTTTACAAGGCACTGGATTCAAGGACGAGCATAGCCAAAGCTTGCGTAGCCAAGACGATGCATCAAGTGATGTAGTTGGTCATGGATATCTATTGGAGCCTTGTGACGCTAAAGTTTGGGATGCTAGGTTCCCAATGGATCCCATGAAAGGTATTGATCTTCTACCTACATGGAGTATGATTGAGGACATATTTGATCAAGGCATGGGGGATTACAAGATGAGGGATGACCAAAAGGCACCAGCTAGTGGGTAG
- the LOC112199893 gene encoding zinc finger protein 91, with translation MEEDQNQHKKFVCKFCNRRFQCGKSLGGHIRTHLNKKPTREKEQEMEEDEFARVTRTAKLLSLDSGPEGQSGYRLRENPKKTWRFADHKVPSFQFQQEKVCKECGKGFPSLKALCGHMACHSDKERKLEEFSETSEKQKLVMDSQSDTETSSAPTKQRRVLKRMRENNFEVHHGGCSSGSGVEQEQQEVAISLMMLSRDSGYKGGLNSFGESSDNNSVILEGKSSSIDMRISTKRGLSYAAKVNDVMDLKRAREKKLNYEEVTVSDNSDSGYYIHEPKKVESDVSVDGFVRNGEFKKYRAEFGSGFGRYESYDVKSRRAFSSKSEMVKKLPREEAYEQGDRGSLKYALRKSTKNGFHRPFTSGSSSVEAYKNVRKSSKYECLTCNKTFHSHRALGGHRASHTKSNGYSESMYESGENSVDSDESPIPTPESQLVEHNKPYKGKTPINQDLGAKRNSGSKRSKGHECPFCFKVFKSGQALGGHKRSHFVGGCEVKTVVLGQEHQHPEEEEEEEHELEVPENEAEIPTLFDLNLPAPMEEEANGNFEYMSW, from the coding sequence ATGGAAGAGGATCAGAACCAGCACAAGAAATTCGTGTGCAAGTTTTGCAACAGGAGATTCCAATGTGGGAAGTCACTTGGTGGTCACATCAGGACCCATTTGAACAAGAAACCAACTCGGGAAAAAGAACAGGAGATGGAAGAAGACGAGTTTGCTAGAGTTACTAGGACTGCAAAGCTTTTGTCTTTGGATTCCGGGCCGGAAGGGCAATCCGGTTATCGTCTCAGGGAGAATCCCAAGAAGACTTGGAGGTTTGCCGATCACAAAGTCCCGAGTTTTCAATTCCAGCAGGAGAAAGTGTGCAAGGAATGTGGGAAAGGTTTTCCATCGCTGAAAGCTTTGTGTGGTCACATGGCTTGTCACTCGGACAAGGAGAGAAAGCTTGAAGAGTTTTCGGAGACTAGTGAGAAGCAGAAGCTGGTGATGGATAGTCAGTCTGATACTGAGACCTCTTCAGCTCCAACAAAGCAGAGAAGGGTGCTGAAGAGAATGAGGGAGAACAATTTTGAAGTTCATCATGGTGGTTGTTCATCTGGTTCTGGAGTTGAGCAAGAACAGCAGGAAGTGGCTATTAGTTTGATGATGTTGTCTCGTGATTCGGGTTATAAAGGGGGTCTGAATTCGTTTGGTGAGTCTTCGGATAACAACTCGGTGATTCTAGAGGGCAAGTCATCTTCTATTGATATGAGAATTAGTACTAAGAGAGGTCTGAGTTATGCTGCTAAAGTGAATGATGTTATGGACTTGAAGAGAGCAAGAGAGAAAAAGTTGAACTATGAGGAGGTTACTGTTTCTGACAATTCTGATTCTGGGTACTATATACATGAACCCAAGAAGGTTGAATCAGATGTTTCTGTAGATGGGTTTGTGAGGAATGGTGAGTTTAAGAAGTATAGAGCTGAATTCGGATCCGGGTTTGGGCGCTATGAGTCCTATGATGTTAAATCAAGAAGGGCGTTTAGCAGCAAGTCTGAAATGGTGAAGAAATTGCCACGAGAAGAAGCTTATGAACAAGGAGATAGGGGTTCTTTAAAGTATGCCTTGAGAAAATCCACCAAGAATGGCTTTCACAGACCATTTACTAGCGGCTCTTCCAGTGTAGAAGCCTACAAGAATGTTAGAAAGAGCAGCAAATATGAGTGCTTGACTTGTAACAAGACCTTCCATTCTCATAGAGCTCTTGGGGGTCACAGAGCAAGTCATACAAAGAGCAATGGCTACTCCGAGTCTATGTATGAAAGTGGAGAAAACAGCGTAGACAGTGATGAGTCTCCTATTCCAACACCTGAGAGTCAGCTTGTTGAGCACAATAAGCCTTACAAAGGCAAAACCCCAATTAACCAGGACTTGGGTGCAAAGAGAAATTCAGGGTCTAAGAGAAGCAAGGGGCATGAGTGCCCATTCTGCTTCAAGGTTTTCAAGTCGGGCCAAGCTTTAGGTGGTCACAAAAGGTCCCATTTTGTTGGAGGCTGTGAAGTCAAAACTGTGGTACTTGGACAAGAGCACCAGCAtccggaagaagaagaagaagaagaacatgaACTTGAAGTCCCTGAAAATGAGGCTGAAATCCCTACTCTATTTGATCTTAACCTTCCTGCTCCTatggaggaagaagcaaatGGGAATTTTGAGTACATGTCATGGTAG